In one Nocardioides luteus genomic region, the following are encoded:
- a CDS encoding MarR family winged helix-turn-helix transcriptional regulator — protein MAKTTGTQRHDTRAGQGGSASREATPAAAEEPRGTAAGTESLVRSDDEPRWLNGDELAAWLANSAIMISLPAALDARMQRESQMTFFEYMVLSVLSEEPDRTMQMSSLAVRTSASLSRLSHVVGRLEKRGLLTRSRIPGAGRRTNTTLTEAGYDVVVAAAPGHVAAVREYLIDSLEPRDLMALKRIGAAVDAAINQRGTTTAGATTAHTDVPES, from the coding sequence ATGGCCAAGACAACGGGTACTCAGCGGCATGACACGAGGGCCGGGCAGGGCGGCTCCGCATCCCGCGAGGCAACGCCGGCAGCCGCAGAAGAGCCTCGCGGCACAGCGGCCGGTACGGAGTCGCTCGTCAGGTCGGACGACGAGCCGCGCTGGTTGAACGGTGATGAACTGGCTGCTTGGCTGGCCAACTCCGCGATCATGATCAGTCTGCCCGCTGCCCTGGACGCGCGGATGCAGCGCGAGTCCCAGATGACCTTCTTCGAGTACATGGTGCTGTCGGTCCTCTCCGAGGAACCCGACCGGACCATGCAGATGAGCTCTTTAGCCGTACGCACGTCGGCGTCGCTGTCGCGGTTGTCGCACGTCGTCGGACGACTGGAGAAGCGAGGGCTCCTTACCAGGTCCCGGATACCCGGTGCGGGTCGCCGCACCAACACCACCCTGACCGAGGCTGGATACGACGTCGTGGTCGCGGCGGCGCCCGGACATGTCGCGGCAGTCCGCGAATATCTGATCGACTCGCTCGAACCGCGCGACCTGATGGCCTTGAAGCGCATCGGCGCCGCAGTGGACGCCGCGATCAATCAGAGAGGAACCACGACTGCAGGTGCGACGACCGCTCACACCGACGTTCCCGAGTCGTAG
- a CDS encoding aldo/keto reductase — protein sequence MQTTSLGGLEVSRLGLGVMGMSAFYTGKDESEEDSVRTIQRALDLGVTHLDTAEVYGEGANEALLGRAVRGRRDEVVLATKFGLTSHTGRPGADSTPANVRLAVEGSLRRLGTDHIDLYYQHRVDPETPIEDTVEALADLVTQGKVRYIGLSEAAPATIRRAHAVHPVAAVQSEYSLWTRDPETEVLPVLRELGIGLVPYSPLGHGFLTGSIRSLDGLDADDWRRTNPRFTGGNLERNLRIVDEVRAVAADTGATPAQVALAWLLAQGEDINPIPGTRRVERLEENVAADGVRLTPYQISRLDNLTPASGDRHDRDGMAAIDQ from the coding sequence ATGCAGACCACGTCGCTCGGCGGGCTTGAGGTCTCGCGCCTCGGTCTAGGAGTCATGGGCATGTCCGCCTTCTACACAGGCAAGGACGAGTCCGAGGAGGACTCTGTCCGCACCATCCAGCGCGCTCTGGACCTCGGCGTCACCCACCTGGACACCGCCGAGGTGTACGGGGAAGGTGCCAACGAAGCCCTGCTGGGCCGGGCAGTCAGAGGCCGCCGGGACGAGGTGGTACTCGCCACCAAGTTCGGCCTGACGTCCCACACCGGCCGGCCGGGGGCGGACAGCACGCCGGCGAACGTCCGACTCGCTGTCGAGGGGTCGTTGCGGCGCCTGGGCACCGACCACATCGACCTGTACTACCAGCACCGAGTCGACCCGGAGACCCCGATCGAGGACACCGTCGAGGCCCTGGCCGACCTGGTCACCCAGGGCAAGGTCCGCTACATCGGCCTGTCCGAGGCCGCCCCCGCCACCATCCGCCGCGCACACGCCGTCCACCCGGTGGCCGCGGTCCAGAGCGAGTACTCGCTCTGGACGCGGGACCCCGAGACCGAGGTGCTTCCGGTGCTGCGCGAGCTGGGGATCGGTCTGGTGCCGTACTCCCCGCTGGGTCACGGCTTCTTGACCGGAAGCATCCGCTCACTGGACGGTCTGGACGCCGACGACTGGCGTCGTACCAACCCGCGCTTCACCGGCGGCAACCTCGAACGCAACCTTCGCATCGTCGACGAGGTCCGGGCTGTGGCAGCCGATACCGGAGCCACCCCCGCCCAGGTCGCCCTGGCGTGGCTCCTGGCCCAGGGCGAGGACATCAACCCCATCCCGGGCACCCGACGCGTCGAGCGACTTGAGGAGAACGTCGCCGCAGACGGGGTCCGACTCACCCCCTACCAGATCAGCCGGTTGGACAACCTGACCCCCGCGTCCGGCGACCGCCATGACCGCGACGGTATGGCCGCCATCGACCAGTGA
- a CDS encoding Gfo/Idh/MocA family protein gives MASSVIRVGIIGADTKASWAGASHIPALAAQPQLVLAAVATRREESAREAAEVFGAERWYADPYELISDPSIDLVTVAVKVPAHRELVLAALAAGKAVYTESPLGASVAQTEEMAVAAGSLHTAIGLQGSLNPSVRRAAEIIAQGRLGRLLSARVSATTFGNGPESVSAYEYFDKADAGAGFMTIAVGHVLDVIETVLGDITEIDARTELLWPEVKLVDTGTTTTREVPDHLDAILKTSSGAPVGVQVLAGVPVPDARFSLEVRGADGWLKLTGDHPAGVQVGDLTLTSSVDFEEPDRPVATGTGPAAAEIWTGAAINVGEVYASLARDIDENTFATPGFTRALHNSQLVARVEEAARSGRRQ, from the coding sequence ATGGCAAGCAGTGTGATTCGTGTCGGGATCATCGGCGCAGATACGAAGGCGAGCTGGGCCGGGGCATCGCATATCCCCGCGCTGGCGGCCCAGCCGCAGCTCGTGCTGGCGGCGGTGGCGACCCGGCGTGAGGAGAGTGCACGAGAGGCCGCCGAGGTATTCGGCGCCGAGCGCTGGTACGCCGACCCGTACGAGCTGATCAGCGACCCGTCGATCGATCTCGTCACGGTCGCCGTCAAGGTCCCGGCACACCGCGAGCTCGTGCTCGCGGCCCTCGCGGCGGGCAAGGCCGTCTACACGGAGTCCCCGCTGGGCGCGAGCGTCGCCCAGACCGAGGAGATGGCTGTAGCGGCCGGTTCCCTGCACACGGCGATCGGGCTGCAGGGCAGCCTCAACCCGTCGGTGCGCCGGGCGGCCGAGATCATCGCCCAGGGCCGGCTCGGGAGGCTGCTGTCTGCACGAGTGAGCGCGACGACCTTCGGGAACGGCCCGGAGTCGGTGAGCGCGTACGAGTACTTCGACAAGGCGGACGCCGGCGCCGGCTTCATGACGATCGCGGTGGGCCACGTACTGGACGTGATCGAGACGGTCCTCGGCGACATCACCGAGATCGATGCACGCACGGAACTGCTCTGGCCGGAGGTGAAGCTGGTCGATACCGGCACGACCACCACCCGCGAGGTGCCGGACCACCTCGACGCGATCCTCAAGACCTCGTCCGGAGCTCCCGTCGGAGTGCAGGTCCTGGCCGGTGTCCCAGTGCCCGATGCCCGGTTCAGCCTCGAGGTCAGAGGCGCCGACGGCTGGCTGAAACTGACCGGCGACCACCCCGCCGGCGTCCAGGTCGGCGACCTCACGCTGACCTCGAGCGTTGATTTCGAGGAGCCCGACCGCCCCGTCGCCACGGGAACCGGTCCGGCCGCGGCCGAGATCTGGACCGGTGCCGCCATCAACGTGGGCGAGGTGTACGCGAGTCTCGCGCGAGACATCGACGAGAACACCTTTGCGACGCCGGGCTTCACTCGCGCGCTGCACAACAGTCAGCTCGTCGCGCGAGTGGAGGAGGCCGCTCGCAGCGGGCGGCGACAGTAG
- a CDS encoding TetR/AcrR family transcriptional regulator, whose translation MPVSPTKLGRPREFDPDHAVEQAMRVFWAKGYEGASLTDLTEAMGITRSSMYAAFGSKDELFRRAVERYTEGPASYGIRALSEPTAREVAESILRGAAAASTSRETPHGCLGVQAALAAGDNGVTAQKVLVDWRQDGAARLESRFQRARAEGDLPETEDPRTLATYITTVAYGIAVQAATGKSEAELRRVADVAMNAVSWSRD comes from the coding sequence ATGCCCGTATCGCCTACCAAGCTGGGGCGACCCCGCGAGTTCGACCCCGACCACGCCGTCGAACAAGCCATGAGAGTGTTCTGGGCCAAGGGTTACGAAGGGGCGAGCCTGACGGACCTGACCGAGGCGATGGGCATCACTCGCAGCAGCATGTATGCGGCGTTCGGGAGCAAGGACGAGCTGTTCCGCCGAGCGGTCGAGCGTTACACGGAAGGCCCAGCCTCCTACGGAATCCGCGCGCTGTCCGAGCCGACCGCACGCGAAGTCGCCGAGTCCATTCTTCGCGGCGCAGCCGCTGCCAGCACGAGTCGCGAGACACCCCACGGATGCCTTGGCGTCCAGGCTGCACTCGCCGCCGGCGACAACGGGGTCACTGCCCAGAAGGTCCTCGTCGACTGGCGCCAGGATGGCGCTGCGCGGCTCGAGTCCCGATTTCAGCGTGCGCGGGCCGAGGGTGATCTGCCGGAGACCGAGGATCCGCGCACGCTGGCGACCTACATCACGACGGTCGCGTACGGCATCGCCGTTCAGGCGGCGACAGGCAAGAGCGAGGCGGAACTGCGCCGGGTCGCTGATGTGGCGATGAACGCGGTGTCCTGGTCCCGCGACTGA